One genomic segment of Pseudomonas sp. p1(2021b) includes these proteins:
- the cysN gene encoding sulfate adenylyltransferase subunit CysN: MNAITHARHDDLTTYLQAQQHKQLLRFITCGSVDDGKSTLIGRLLYESKVLFEDQLGQLEADSKKLGTQGEDLDFALLVDGLAAEREQGITIDVAYRFFATEKRKFIVADTPGHEQYTRNMVTGASTADLAVILVDARQGLLTQTRRHSYLVSLLGIGKVVLAVNKLDLMGYSQEVFQRIEADYRAFAAQIGLDDIQCIPLSALRGDNMLSASPNTPWYTGPSLLAYLEDVPLEQAHASQAAFRLPVQWVNRPNLDFRGYSGNIAAGSISVGERIRVLPSGQQSEVSEILGASGPQQRAECGQAVTLVLKDEIDISRGDLIALADAPPAVADQFEATLVWMDEEPLLPGRPYLMKIGCRTVGMSCANLKHRVDVNNLEQLAAKTLELNGIGVCNLNLDRPIAFDAYADNRDTGGFIVIDRLSNRTVGAGMLHFALRRAQNVHWQAIDVNREAHAALKGQTPRVLWFTGLSGAGKSTIANLVERKLHALGKHTYLLDGDNVRHGLNRDLGFTEADRVENIRRVAEVARLMLDAGLITLVSFISPFRAERDMARGLAGEGNFLEIFIDAPLALAEQRDPKGLYQKARRGELKNFTGIDSPYEPPVNPELHIDTQRETAQAAAERIVEALLRL; encoded by the coding sequence ATGAACGCGATCACCCACGCCCGGCACGACGACCTCACCACGTACCTGCAGGCACAGCAGCACAAGCAACTGCTGCGCTTCATCACTTGCGGCAGCGTCGACGACGGCAAGAGCACCTTGATCGGGCGCCTGCTGTACGAGTCCAAGGTGCTGTTCGAAGACCAGCTCGGCCAGCTCGAAGCCGACTCGAAAAAACTCGGCACCCAAGGCGAGGACCTGGACTTCGCCCTCTTGGTGGACGGCTTGGCCGCCGAGCGCGAGCAAGGCATCACCATCGATGTGGCATACCGTTTCTTCGCCACGGAGAAACGCAAGTTCATCGTTGCCGATACGCCCGGCCACGAACAGTACACCCGCAACATGGTCACCGGCGCCTCCACCGCCGACTTGGCGGTGATCCTGGTAGACGCCCGCCAAGGCCTGCTGACCCAGACCCGCCGGCACAGTTACCTGGTGTCGCTGCTGGGGATCGGCAAGGTGGTGCTGGCGGTCAACAAGCTCGACCTGATGGGCTACTCGCAGGAGGTGTTCCAGCGCATCGAGGCCGACTATCGTGCCTTCGCCGCGCAGATCGGCCTGGATGACATCCAGTGCATTCCACTCTCTGCGCTGCGCGGCGACAACATGCTCAGTGCCAGCCCCAACACCCCTTGGTACACAGGCCCGAGCCTGCTTGCCTACCTGGAAGACGTGCCGCTGGAGCAGGCCCACGCCAGCCAGGCGGCGTTCCGCCTGCCGGTGCAATGGGTCAACCGCCCCAATCTGGACTTCCGTGGCTACTCGGGCAACATCGCCGCCGGCAGCATCAGCGTCGGTGAACGCATCCGTGTACTGCCCTCGGGCCAGCAGAGCGAAGTCTCCGAGATTCTCGGCGCCAGCGGCCCGCAGCAGCGCGCCGAGTGCGGCCAGGCGGTGACCTTGGTGCTCAAGGACGAGATCGACATCAGCCGCGGCGACCTGATCGCCCTGGCCGACGCCCCGCCCGCGGTGGCCGACCAGTTCGAAGCCACCCTGGTGTGGATGGACGAAGAGCCGTTGCTACCCGGGCGCCCGTACCTGATGAAGATCGGCTGCCGCACCGTGGGCATGAGCTGCGCCAACCTCAAGCACCGGGTGGACGTGAACAACCTCGAGCAGCTCGCCGCCAAGACCCTCGAGCTCAACGGCATCGGCGTATGCAACCTGAACCTGGACCGCCCGATCGCCTTCGATGCCTATGCTGACAACCGCGACACCGGCGGCTTCATCGTCATCGACCGCCTGAGCAACCGCACCGTCGGCGCTGGCATGCTGCACTTCGCCCTGCGCCGGGCGCAGAACGTGCATTGGCAGGCCATCGACGTCAACCGCGAGGCCCACGCCGCGCTCAAGGGCCAGACGCCACGGGTGCTGTGGTTCACCGGCCTCTCGGGCGCCGGCAAGTCGACCATCGCCAACCTGGTGGAGCGCAAGCTGCATGCCCTGGGCAAGCACACCTACCTGCTCGATGGCGACAACGTGCGCCACGGCCTGAACCGCGACCTGGGCTTCACCGAGGCCGACCGCGTGGAGAACATCCGCCGCGTGGCCGAAGTGGCCAGGCTGATGCTCGATGCCGGCTTGATCACCCTGGTCTCGTTCATCTCGCCGTTCCGCGCCGAGCGCGACATGGCCCGGGGCCTGGCCGGGGAAGGCAACTTCCTGGAGATCTTCATCGACGCGCCGTTGGCCCTGGCCGAGCAGCGCGACCCCAAGGGGCTCTACCAGAAGGCCCGCCGGGGTGAGCTGAAGAACTTCACCGGGATCGACTCGCCGTACGAGCCGCCGGTGAATCCAGAGCTGCATATCGATACCCAGAGAGAGACGGCGCAGGCGGCGGCCGAGCGGATCGTCGAGGCCTTGCTGCGCCTTTGA
- the cysD gene encoding sulfate adenylyltransferase subunit CysD, translated as MLTHLQWLEAESIQIIREVVAECEHPVMLYSIGKDSAVMLHLAMKAFAPGKPPFPLLHVDTTWKFREMIAFRDQTAERLGLELLVHINPEGVEKAIDPFTHGSALHTDVWKTQGLKQALDQYGFDAAFGGARRDEEKSRAKERVFSLRSEQHRWDPKQQRPELWRLYNTRKRKGESLRVFPLSNWTELDIWQYIYLEQIPIVPLYFAKERPVVERNGTLIMVDDQRLPLRDGETPEMRKVRFRTLGCYPLTGAIDSDADDLPAIIGEMLVSRTSERQGRLIDSDSAGSMEKKKQEGYF; from the coding sequence ATGTTGACTCATCTGCAATGGCTGGAGGCCGAGAGCATCCAGATCATCCGCGAAGTGGTGGCCGAGTGTGAGCACCCGGTGATGCTCTATTCCATCGGCAAGGACAGCGCGGTGATGCTGCACCTGGCGATGAAGGCCTTCGCCCCGGGCAAGCCGCCCTTCCCCCTGCTGCACGTGGACACCACCTGGAAATTCCGCGAGATGATCGCCTTCCGCGACCAGACCGCCGAGCGCCTGGGCCTGGAGCTGCTGGTGCACATCAACCCCGAAGGCGTGGAAAAAGCCATCGACCCCTTCACCCACGGTTCGGCCCTGCACACCGACGTGTGGAAGACACAGGGCCTGAAGCAAGCGCTGGACCAATACGGCTTCGATGCCGCCTTCGGCGGTGCCCGCCGCGACGAGGAAAAATCCCGTGCCAAGGAGCGCGTGTTCTCCCTGCGTTCCGAGCAGCACCGCTGGGACCCCAAGCAACAGCGCCCGGAGCTGTGGCGTCTGTACAACACGCGCAAGCGCAAGGGCGAAAGCCTGCGGGTGTTCCCGCTGTCGAACTGGACCGAGTTGGACATCTGGCAATACATCTACCTGGAGCAGATCCCCATCGTGCCCCTGTACTTCGCCAAGGAGCGCCCGGTGGTGGAGCGCAACGGCACCCTGATCATGGTCGACGACCAGCGCCTGCCGCTGCGTGACGGCGAAACCCCCGAAATGCGCAAGGTGCGCTTCCGCACCCTGGGCTGCTACCCGCTCACCGGCGCCATCGACAGCGACGCCGACGACCTGCCGGCGATCATCGGCGAGATGCTGGTCAGCCGCACATCGGAACGCCAGGGCCGGCTGATCGACAGCGACTCGGCCGGCTCCATGGAGAAGAAGAAACAAGAGGGATACTTCTGA
- a CDS encoding SRPBCC domain-containing protein encodes MTTDKNLVRSVTVDIAAPAELVWSILVDLPSYPQWNPYTVKVESTLRLGEPVNLFLPNPAAPGELLHVVEYLVDFEPHRLLAWEMRSSASNPDAARREQLIERTGPNSCRYHTTDQFLGPTADAVMANHGPWVKQGFDAVALAVKARAESLHATAA; translated from the coding sequence ATGACAACCGACAAGAACCTGGTTCGCTCCGTCACCGTGGACATCGCCGCCCCCGCCGAGCTGGTCTGGTCGATCCTGGTCGACCTGCCCAGCTACCCGCAGTGGAACCCCTACACGGTCAAGGTCGAATCCACCCTGCGCCTGGGCGAGCCGGTCAACCTGTTCCTGCCCAACCCGGCCGCGCCCGGTGAGCTGCTGCATGTGGTCGAGTACCTGGTGGACTTCGAGCCACACCGCCTGCTCGCCTGGGAAATGCGCTCGAGCGCCAGCAACCCTGACGCGGCCCGCCGCGAACAACTGATCGAGCGCACCGGCCCGAACAGCTGCCGCTACCACACCACCGACCAGTTCCTCGGCCCCACCGCCGACGCGGTCATGGCCAACCATGGGCCATGGGTCAAGCAGGGCTTCGATGCCGTGGCCCTGGCCGTGAAGGCCCGTGCCGAGTCGCTGCACGCCACCGCGGCCTGA
- a CDS encoding RHS repeat protein: MLSFRNTPSVAVVDNRGLVVRTIDYYRQPDKPEVTDERVTHHQHDARGVLARSADPRLAAAGRANFTYLTDLAGTALHTRSVDAGTSITLRDAAGRPFVEVAQVATDEGGNDDLSQAVTRTWQYEAPSQAGRPLSVTEQVADSEVRIAERFVWAQVTQQARDHNLLGQATRHYDPAGLAQANSFALTGVPISTTRQLLKDAENPDIAADWQGEEVVEWDTRLAPETYTTQTTADATGALLTTLDAAGNLQRVAYDVAGQLRGSWLTIAGKAEQAIVQSVSYSAAGQKLREVHGNGVVTTYTYEPDTQRLSSIKTERQGTGAKVLQDLRYAYDPVGNVLKIRNDAEATRFWRNQKVVPENTYSYDSLYQLASATGREMANAGQQGRHLPHVTPFDSTTYTSYMRTYRYDTAGNLLQIRHSAPATNHNYTTDITVSDRSNRAVLSSMTKASSAVEALFTPGGQQAVLLPGQPLAWSSRAELEQVVSVKREGGTDDCESYRYDNHSQRVLKASTQRTARSTQSQRVIYLPGLELRTHTNGDTLTQDLQVMTVGEAGRAQVRVLHWQAGKPDDLANDQLRYSYDNLLGSSALEVDGAGNLISQEEYYPFGGTAVWVARNEVEASYKTVRYSGKERDATGLYYYGYRYYQPWAGRWLSADPAGTVDGLNLFSMVGNNPVTRVDVLGLAGDDPNDPTQGLTKNQKKLAKRKERERQKKEGDRLEAELARQESARLAEKQAARELSKLTLSQENNQFVVVTAAQRNEPLIPRNGKLMPNPHYVENRKYESLLARLKRVSSVGSDRPWAIGVREKIVGEKKVSQFIYLLDGNANEGWVHLWSGHKSDFEQEARQASNSSLKIGPADVKKLIVESFVSGELKEGGTGSKGRSSTNERYELNTKYGKLSTLVVFAEDGKVITAYPKKPSTCAGASSNARVK; this comes from the coding sequence ATGTTGTCTTTTCGTAATACCCCGTCCGTCGCGGTTGTCGATAATCGTGGCTTGGTTGTACGCACTATCGACTATTACCGTCAGCCAGATAAACCTGAGGTGACGGACGAACGCGTCACCCATCACCAACACGACGCCCGAGGCGTCCTGGCGCGCAGTGCCGACCCTCGGCTGGCCGCGGCGGGCCGGGCAAACTTCACCTACCTGACGGACCTTGCCGGTACGGCCCTGCACACCCGCAGCGTCGATGCGGGCACCTCGATCACCCTCAGGGATGCCGCCGGGCGCCCTTTCGTGGAGGTGGCCCAGGTTGCTACCGACGAAGGCGGTAACGACGACCTGAGCCAGGCGGTTACCCGTACCTGGCAGTACGAGGCCCCGTCCCAGGCCGGCCGACCGCTGAGCGTGACGGAGCAAGTGGCCGACAGCGAGGTACGGATTGCCGAGCGGTTCGTCTGGGCACAGGTTACGCAACAGGCACGGGACCATAATTTGCTCGGGCAGGCGACCCGCCATTACGACCCGGCGGGTCTGGCGCAGGCGAACAGCTTTGCCCTGACGGGTGTGCCGATCTCAACGACCCGGCAGCTGCTCAAGGATGCCGAAAATCCTGATATCGCCGCTGACTGGCAGGGTGAAGAGGTGGTGGAATGGGACACCCGTCTGGCCCCTGAGACCTATACGACCCAGACCACGGCAGACGCCACGGGCGCGTTGCTGACGACCCTGGATGCCGCAGGCAACCTGCAACGGGTGGCCTATGACGTGGCCGGCCAACTCAGGGGCAGCTGGCTGACGATCGCGGGCAAGGCCGAGCAGGCCATCGTCCAGTCCGTCAGTTATTCCGCCGCCGGGCAGAAACTGCGCGAGGTGCATGGCAACGGTGTGGTGACCACCTACACCTACGAGCCCGACACCCAGCGCCTGTCCTCCATCAAGACCGAGCGCCAGGGCACTGGCGCGAAGGTGCTGCAAGACCTGCGCTATGCCTACGACCCGGTGGGCAATGTGCTCAAGATCCGCAACGACGCCGAGGCCACCCGGTTCTGGCGCAACCAGAAAGTGGTGCCGGAAAACACCTACAGCTACGACAGCCTCTACCAGCTGGCCAGTGCCACGGGCCGCGAAATGGCCAACGCCGGCCAACAAGGCCGACACCTTCCGCATGTCACCCCCTTCGACAGCACCACCTACACCTCGTACATGCGCACGTACCGCTACGACACCGCAGGCAACCTGCTCCAGATCCGTCACAGCGCCCCCGCCACGAACCACAACTACACCACCGACATCACCGTCAGCGACCGCAGCAACCGGGCCGTGTTGAGCTCGATGACGAAGGCCTCGTCGGCTGTCGAGGCGCTGTTCACTCCGGGCGGGCAGCAGGCCGTGCTGTTGCCGGGGCAACCACTGGCCTGGAGCTCGCGAGCCGAGCTCGAGCAGGTCGTGTCGGTGAAGCGCGAAGGAGGTACGGACGACTGCGAAAGCTACCGCTATGACAACCATAGCCAGCGTGTGCTGAAAGCCAGTACCCAGCGAACGGCCCGCAGCACTCAGTCCCAGCGAGTGATCTACCTGCCAGGGCTGGAGCTGCGTACCCACACCAATGGCGACACGCTCACGCAAGACCTGCAGGTGATGACGGTCGGGGAGGCCGGTCGTGCGCAAGTGCGGGTACTGCACTGGCAGGCAGGAAAACCCGACGATCTCGCGAACGATCAACTGCGCTACAGCTACGACAACCTGCTGGGCAGCAGCGCGCTGGAGGTCGATGGCGCCGGCAACCTGATCAGCCAGGAAGAGTACTACCCCTTTGGCGGCACGGCGGTATGGGTTGCACGCAACGAAGTCGAGGCGAGCTACAAGACCGTGCGCTATTCAGGCAAAGAGCGCGATGCCACAGGCCTGTATTACTACGGCTACCGCTATTACCAGCCTTGGGCGGGGCGCTGGTTGAGTGCAGACCCGGCCGGTACGGTGGACGGGTTGAACCTGTTCAGCATGGTTGGAAACAATCCCGTGACACGGGTCGATGTTCTAGGGTTGGCGGGTGACGACCCCAATGATCCAACTCAGGGATTGACCAAAAATCAAAAAAAGCTGGCGAAGCGGAAGGAAAGGGAAAGACAAAAAAAAGAAGGCGATCGGTTAGAGGCTGAATTGGCCCGTCAGGAGAGCGCACGTTTGGCAGAGAAGCAAGCCGCGCGTGAACTGTCGAAATTGACGCTGAGTCAGGAGAATAATCAATTTGTCGTAGTCACTGCCGCGCAGCGTAACGAGCCTTTAATACCCAGAAACGGAAAACTGATGCCGAATCCACATTATGTGGAAAACAGAAAATATGAATCTTTGCTTGCTCGGCTGAAAAGGGTCTCTTCCGTGGGCAGCGATCGACCCTGGGCAATAGGGGTGCGAGAGAAAATTGTAGGGGAAAAAAAGGTTTCCCAGTTTATATACTTGTTAGACGGTAATGCGAACGAAGGATGGGTGCATCTTTGGAGCGGGCATAAATCGGATTTTGAACAGGAGGCCAGACAGGCCAGCAACAGTAGTCTGAAAATAGGGCCGGCTGACGTCAAAAAATTGATCGTGGAATCGTTCGTTTCCGGAGAGCTAAAAGAAGGTGGAACAGGTTCGAAGGGGCGTAGTTCAACCAATGAGCGCTACGAGCTCAACACTAAATATGGAAAGCTGTCCACACTGGTGGTGTTTGCCGAAGATGGGAAGGTCATCACGGCCTACCCTAAAAAACCGTCTACCTGCGCAGGGGCCTCGTCTAATGCAAGGGTGAAGTAG
- a CDS encoding DUF1214 domain-containing protein, whose product MAIDPTEQVCSGATWNHFCEQLRRSGEQILRAEAPADAQTRAEGFRYLTRLLRIALEMHLEFADPDFPGFITPSHETAKIGADNPDNLYRYARLNGAQRYRVSGQRGSVAYLSFGTQKGGYETNGKMIQTGFIDASQLQLDADGNFEIILSQHPQGSGNWLRLEPESNALIVRQTFLDRTTEQPAQLRIERLDADQAPPPLDPAFLQQGLQRAASFVENTARLFADWAQGYQAHANQLPPADQPLCQSVGGDPNIFYYHSYWALADDEALLIEVEQVPDCDFWNLQINNYWMESLDYRYHRICLNKHSAQLDADGGLRMVLSARDPGLANWLETAGHPHGTLCLRWVGAKTPVHPTTRVVKLHALEELA is encoded by the coding sequence ATGGCCATCGACCCCACCGAGCAGGTATGCAGCGGCGCAACCTGGAACCATTTCTGCGAGCAATTAAGGCGCAGCGGCGAGCAGATCCTGCGCGCCGAGGCGCCTGCCGATGCGCAGACCCGCGCCGAGGGCTTTCGCTACCTCACGCGCCTGCTGCGTATCGCCCTGGAAATGCATCTGGAGTTCGCCGACCCGGACTTCCCGGGCTTCATCACCCCCTCACACGAAACCGCCAAGATCGGCGCCGACAACCCGGATAACTTGTACCGCTATGCTCGCCTGAACGGCGCCCAGCGCTATCGGGTCAGCGGACAGCGCGGCAGCGTCGCCTATTTGAGCTTCGGGACCCAGAAGGGCGGCTACGAAACCAACGGCAAGATGATCCAGACCGGCTTCATCGATGCCAGCCAGTTGCAGCTGGACGCCGATGGCAACTTCGAGATCATCCTCAGCCAGCACCCGCAGGGCAGCGGCAATTGGTTGCGCCTGGAGCCGGAAAGCAACGCCCTGATCGTGCGCCAGACCTTCCTCGATCGCACCACCGAGCAACCGGCACAGCTGCGTATCGAACGCCTGGATGCCGACCAGGCTCCACCGCCCCTGGACCCGGCCTTCCTGCAGCAAGGCCTGCAACGCGCCGCCTCGTTCGTCGAGAACACCGCGCGCCTGTTCGCTGACTGGGCCCAGGGCTATCAGGCCCATGCCAACCAGCTGCCGCCGGCTGACCAGCCGTTGTGCCAGTCGGTGGGCGGCGACCCGAACATCTTCTACTACCACTCCTACTGGGCCCTGGCCGACGACGAAGCCTTGCTGATCGAGGTGGAGCAGGTACCCGATTGCGATTTCTGGAACCTGCAAATCAATAACTACTGGATGGAGTCGCTGGACTACCGCTATCACCGCATCTGCCTGAACAAGCATTCAGCGCAACTGGACGCCGACGGCGGCTTGCGCATGGTGCTCAGCGCCCGCGACCCGGGCCTTGCGAACTGGCTGGAAACCGCCGGCCACCCCCACGGCACCCTGTGCCTGCGCTGGGTCGGCGCGAAAACCCCGGTACATCCCACCACCCGTGTCGTGAAGCTGCATGCACTCGAGGAGCTTGCCTGA
- a CDS encoding sulfotransferase family protein encodes MISEFAPERLMAEASTRAGGLQDFGPGNFREGLAVLAEALEHEARLSVAGRGMLREKLLAQLVNRLVIEDHCTRYPQILEQPIDDPLVIVGLPRTGTTLLQRTLAVDPQFDKAMWWETRYPAPLPGEDPARPEARILKARAEVASMVEFLPQLLAIHPLDAEQADEEFMLMEHSFLCAMDSYVNVPSYTAWLDRQDQTQVYQYLKRCLQFLQWQQRLRSVAPGRRWLLKSPQHLHTLELLFKVFPGAQVILTHREPASTIPSLASFIHTLWQLYSDHADAEAVGEQWNRRMARAMRHAMAVRETLPEGRVLDIHFEDTVSQPLAVVERIYRFAGLQLSATVRDAIVRWLADNGREKRASHQYSPECFGLSEAMLQRDYAEYRSRHLRANA; translated from the coding sequence ATGATCAGTGAATTCGCCCCAGAACGCCTGATGGCCGAGGCCAGTACCCGTGCCGGTGGCCTGCAGGACTTTGGCCCGGGCAACTTCCGTGAGGGCCTGGCGGTGCTGGCCGAGGCGCTGGAGCACGAGGCCCGGTTGTCCGTGGCCGGGCGCGGGATGCTGCGCGAAAAGTTGCTGGCGCAACTGGTCAACCGCCTGGTCATTGAAGACCATTGCACGCGTTACCCGCAGATCCTCGAGCAGCCCATCGACGACCCCTTGGTGATCGTCGGCCTGCCGCGCACCGGCACCACCTTGTTGCAACGTACCCTGGCGGTCGACCCGCAGTTCGACAAGGCCATGTGGTGGGAGACCCGCTACCCGGCGCCGCTGCCCGGCGAAGACCCCGCCCGCCCCGAGGCGCGCATTCTGAAGGCGCGTGCCGAAGTGGCATCGATGGTCGAGTTCCTGCCGCAGCTGCTGGCCATCCACCCGCTGGACGCCGAGCAGGCCGACGAAGAGTTCATGCTGATGGAGCACAGCTTCCTTTGCGCCATGGACTCCTACGTCAACGTGCCCAGCTACACCGCCTGGCTCGACCGCCAGGACCAGACCCAGGTCTACCAGTACCTCAAACGCTGCCTGCAGTTCCTGCAATGGCAGCAGCGGCTGCGGAGCGTCGCCCCAGGCCGGCGCTGGTTGCTCAAGAGCCCGCAGCACCTGCATACCCTGGAGCTTTTGTTCAAGGTGTTCCCCGGCGCCCAGGTGATCCTCACCCACCGCGAGCCGGCCAGCACCATCCCCTCGTTGGCCAGTTTCATCCATACCCTGTGGCAGCTGTACAGCGACCATGCCGACGCCGAGGCCGTGGGCGAGCAGTGGAACCGCCGCATGGCGCGTGCCATGCGCCATGCCATGGCCGTGCGCGAAACCCTGCCCGAAGGGCGGGTGCTGGATATCCATTTCGAGGACACCGTGAGCCAGCCGTTGGCGGTGGTCGAGCGCATCTACCGGTTCGCCGGCCTGCAGCTGAGCGCCACGGTACGTGACGCGATCGTTCGTTGGCTGGCCGACAATGGCCGCGAAAAGCGCGCCAGCCACCAGTACAGCCCTGAGTGCTTTGGCCTGAGCGAGGCCATGCTGCAGCGCGACTACGCCGAGTACCGTTCCCGTCACCTGCGGGCCAATGCCTGA
- a CDS encoding SDR family oxidoreductase gives MLLKDKVVMISGIGPGLGIKLALEAARQGARALAIGARSAERLEQARARILALGHECQVLCVPTDITDSEACAQFAKATVEAFGRIDALVNSAFSHGGFQAVDEADNGPLREALEVNLLGSLNMSRAVLPAMREQGEGAIVMINTLGVRKPYQGGAAYSASKAALAASVRYLASEQAVHGIRVNALACGWMWGEPVQAVVRQSAEARGISEAQAKAEFSAGIPGGRMRTDDECARAALFLASDYASAINGAQLDANGGELMN, from the coding sequence ATGCTATTGAAAGACAAGGTCGTGATGATCTCCGGGATAGGCCCGGGCCTGGGTATCAAGCTGGCCCTGGAGGCGGCGCGCCAAGGCGCCCGGGCCCTGGCCATCGGCGCCCGCAGCGCCGAGCGGTTGGAGCAGGCCCGCGCCCGTATTCTCGCCTTGGGCCATGAGTGCCAGGTGCTGTGCGTGCCGACCGACATCACCGACAGCGAGGCCTGTGCGCAGTTCGCCAAGGCTACCGTGGAGGCGTTCGGGCGCATCGATGCACTGGTCAACAGCGCCTTTTCCCATGGCGGCTTCCAGGCTGTGGATGAGGCCGACAATGGGCCGCTGCGCGAGGCCCTGGAGGTCAACCTGCTGGGTTCGCTGAACATGTCGCGGGCGGTATTGCCGGCCATGCGCGAACAGGGCGAGGGCGCCATCGTCATGATCAACACCCTGGGCGTGCGCAAGCCCTACCAGGGGGGCGCCGCTTATTCGGCATCCAAGGCTGCGCTGGCTGCCAGCGTGCGCTACCTGGCCAGCGAACAGGCGGTGCACGGCATCCGCGTCAACGCCCTGGCCTGTGGCTGGATGTGGGGCGAGCCGGTACAGGCCGTGGTGCGCCAGAGCGCCGAAGCCCGGGGTATCAGCGAGGCGCAGGCCAAGGCCGAATTCAGCGCGGGCATCCCCGGTGGGCGCATGCGTACCGACGATGAATGCGCCCGTGCGGCGCTGTTCCTGGCGTCGGATTACGCCAGCGCGATCAACGGTGCGCAGCTCGATGCCAATGGCGGCGAACTGATGAACTGA
- a CDS encoding acetyltransferase translates to MIDHCAFNGDADGLCALQQLRLSGELDPAVRLVSGVKRDIALLRRVQAGPGDRVTVLDIAHEQNREDVQRLLADGAQVRYFDHHFPGELPQHPAFEAHIDTAAHVCTSLLVDAWLQGWAHRWAVAAAFGDGMPGPARALAERHGLVEADVAALAELGQLLNYNAYGDSLADLHFEPLALAEQLRPYADPLDFVRDSECFTVLRAGYAADMAAAEGLSPWREGAGMRLFRLPAQAWARRVSGVLANSLAAAAPGRALGLLSAKPDGDWMFSLRVPEGAVWSADAFCRQFPGGGGRVRAAGINRLGVEQLPELADRLVACYPG, encoded by the coding sequence ATGATCGATCATTGTGCTTTCAATGGCGACGCCGACGGCCTGTGCGCCCTGCAGCAACTGCGCCTGAGCGGTGAGCTCGACCCGGCGGTACGTCTGGTCAGCGGGGTCAAGCGCGACATCGCACTGCTGCGACGGGTCCAGGCCGGGCCTGGCGACCGAGTGACCGTACTGGACATTGCCCACGAACAGAACCGCGAAGATGTCCAGCGCCTGCTCGCCGACGGTGCGCAGGTGCGCTACTTCGATCACCACTTCCCGGGCGAACTGCCCCAGCATCCAGCCTTCGAGGCGCATATCGATACTGCCGCGCACGTGTGCACCAGCCTGCTGGTCGATGCCTGGTTGCAGGGCTGGGCACACCGTTGGGCGGTGGCCGCGGCGTTTGGCGATGGCATGCCGGGGCCGGCCAGGGCCCTGGCCGAGCGCCACGGCTTGGTCGAGGCGGATGTGGCGGCCCTGGCCGAGTTGGGCCAATTGCTCAACTACAACGCCTATGGCGATAGCCTTGCCGACCTGCATTTCGAGCCGCTGGCCTTGGCCGAGCAACTGCGGCCCTATGCCGACCCATTGGACTTCGTGCGTGATAGCGAGTGTTTTACAGTGCTGCGTGCGGGGTACGCAGCCGACATGGCCGCCGCCGAGGGTTTGTCGCCTTGGCGCGAGGGAGCGGGCATGCGCCTGTTCCGCCTGCCGGCACAGGCGTGGGCCCGTCGGGTCAGCGGCGTGTTGGCCAACAGCCTTGCCGCTGCCGCGCCAGGGCGTGCGCTGGGGTTGCTGAGTGCCAAGCCCGATGGCGACTGGATGTTCAGCCTGCGGGTGCCGGAAGGTGCGGTGTGGTCGGCCGATGCATTCTGCCGGCAGTTCCCTGGCGGTGGTGGGCGGGTTCGTGCCGCTGGCATCAATCGGCTGGGCGTGGAGCAACTGCCTGAGCTGGCGGATCGGTTGGTGGCGTGTTACCCCGGTTGA